The window TTCTGGTGCTGGCATGTATGATGATCATCTTGTCGAGTATGATTATTCTGCCGATGTTCCTGCAGAACGGTATGGGGCTAACTGCATTCGCCGCCGGCCTCATGCTGCTGCCGGGCAGTGCGCTGAACGGTATTTTATCGCCGCGAATGGGGCGTTTGTTCGACAAATATGGTCCGAGAGGACTTGTCATTTCGGGCCTCATTATTGTTGTGATAGCGTTATGGTTTTTCTCCAGTATATCCGTTGTATCTTCGGTGGCTTTCCTAGTGACGCTGCATGTCGGACTTATGGTAGGGATCTCTATGGTATGGATGCCGGCGCAAACGAATGGCCTAAACCAGCTGCCCCCTGAGCTGTACCCACACGGTACGGCAATTATGAATACCCTGCAGCAAGTCGCTGGGGCGATCGGCACAGCTGTCGCAATCAGTATTCTTACAGGCGGCATGCAGACTTACTTGCATAGTTCCTCCGCACCGACAGAACAGGCCGAATTAGCAAAAGCATTGACCTTCGGTTCCCAGAATGTGTTCATATTCGCGATGATTGTTACATTAATCGGCCTCTGTACCGGATTCTTCATTCGCCGCGTAATCGTAAAGCACGCGATGATGAACTCTCCGCATTAACGATTCCCAGGGGCTTCCCCCTGATTCAACTCAAACAGCAGCGGCAGACCATGACTTTACGTCTTGGTCTGCCGCTGTTTTTTTTGTATAAATGAAGAGCAAAGAAATATCCTGACGGTACCTGTAAAAAGATTTTGACTTTTCTAACAGGTACCGTTATAATCGAATCAACAGGTACCGTAAGGATATTTGAATCATCCACATTAAGGAGGCTCCATTAGGAACATGAATACTGAACTGTACGAAAAACTCGCTAAACTGCAGTGGCTTTTGCAGAGGAAGCATTTTAGAACCCACACCGCTGTTGGCCCTATGGCTGATACGTCCCGCGGGCAAGGCCGGATACTGGCATTTCTCCGGATGAAGGACGGGATCAGCACCAAAGATTTATCCTATATGCTGGACATCCGTGTATCATCCCTCAATGAATTGCTGGCAAAATTGGAGAAAGCCGAATACATCACCCGTAAACCCTCAGAAACAGATAAACGCATCATGCTGATTTATCTGACGTCCAAAGGGCAAACCGAAGAAGAACATGAAATAGACAGCGGAGACATCTTTTCTTGCTTATCCCAGGATGAGCAGGCTATCTTCGGGGAATATCTCGTACGCGTGAGTACAGCTTTGGAGGAGGAACTGGGAACAGACGTAGAACGTGACGAAATGGCAAGCTGGATGGAGGCTGCAAAGGAGCGTATTGGTGCTGAGGAATTAGAAAAGCTAATGTCCATGCGTGGACAAATGCACAGAATGTGGGCAAATTCCGGAGACGAACGCTTTAACAGAAGATTCCCGGGGTTTGGCGGGGAAGGGTTCGGCAGTGGAATGCAGGGATTTGGCTGGCCCTCCAGGGATGGAAGAAATTCGCCGGACCCTGAGGATAAATAAGCAGAATATTAATAATAAGCAGCAGGGCACTGCCTTACCAAAGCCGTTAGGCGGTGCCCTTATTTAATTTGTCATAGTTAGAATTCTAATTGTTTGACACCAAAAATAAATGATAAAAATGAAGAAAGTGGTGATCCCTATGGATACAGAAAATCTCCATTACTTTGAAAAAGCACCGGTCGCAAAGGCTGTAGCTCATTTCGCTTTACCGATGATGCTAGGCACGTCAATGAGCGTGATCTATTCCATCTTAAACGCCTTTTTCATTGGTACCCTAAATAACACTGCCATGTTAACTGCACTCGCCCTAACCTTGCCGTTATTCGCGGTCATTATGGCACTGGGCAACTTGATTGGCGTCGGCAGCAGTGCATTCATCTCCCGTCTGCTGGGAGAGAAAAGATATGCTGATGTTAAGCATGTTTCTTCATTCGCTTTTTACAGCAGTTTAGTTATCGGACTTATCGCCATGGCACTTGGACTTCCTCTGGTCAATTCCATCGTTCATGGCCTGGGGGCAACGCCTGACTCCTTCGGGTTTACCAAGGACTATGTCACAATAATGCTCATGGGTTCACCATTCGTCGTATTATTCTTCACGCTGGAGAATATCGTACGCTCGGAGGGTGCAGCAATTACATCCATGATTGGTATGCTTCTTAGCGTTGTCGTGAATATTATTCTTGATGCACTGGTCATCTTCGTCTTCCATTGGGATGTGATTGGCGTAGCTTCTGCTACGGTCATTTCTAACTTGGTTGCGAGTGCTTATTACACCTACCATATAGGCTTAAAGAGCCGTTTTTTAACGCTTTCAATCAAACATTTCAAGCCTTCCAAGGAAATTCTGAGTAATGTATTCAAAATTGGAGTCCCCGTCTTTGTAATGAGTATGTTCATGGGTGCAATGTCACTCATCTTCAACCGTTATCTTGTCCAATATGGGGAGCAGGCAATAGCAGGATTTGGAATATCATCGCGTCTACTGCAATTTCCCGAGTTAATTCTGATGGGCTTAAGCGAAGGAGTCGTACCGCTCATTGCCTTCTCTTTTACAGCAAACCGATTGCGCATGAAGCATACCATACAATTCACGATTAAAACGATTGTCGCGTTAGCCGTTGTGTTCGGCGTGATCGTCTATCTGATCTCGGACCATTTAATTGGTTTATTTACGAATGACCCGCAATTAATTGAAATGGGCAGCTACATTCTGCATGTGACGTTCTTGTCCTTGTTCATTACAGGCATGACGTCGTTATTTACGGGAATCTTTCAGGCCACAGCACAAGGGACCGCCGCGTTTATGATGTCAATCATTCAAGGCATTACTCTGATTCCTGTGCTCTACATCGCCAACCGGATGAATGGTTTCCATGGGGTGGTGTGGTCGCTAGTTATTTCGGATATCGTAGCGTTCCTTGTCGGCGCGATCATGCTTTATATGCTGCGTACGAAATTGCAGCCGGATTTAGATCATTTAGCCCAATAGGATGGGGTGGGATGATTGCCTTTCAATCAATGAAGCAGAGATCCTCTCGTTTCTTACTCCAAGCTGCATAATTACAGCTGTAAGAACCACAATAAGCAAAGCAGCATTAAGTATAAGAAAGGGAATCAGATGCTACGTAATTTAATCTTCCGGAGAACGGCTATACTGCTGATGGTGTTTCTCTTCAGTATGGCTGATTTTAAGATATATGAATATAAGAAGGTCAGTCAAAAGGCTTACTTCGGTGCTGGTAACGGATATAACCTGATCGTAGTCCAGCTTGAATCATTTCAGAATTTTCTTGTGAATCTATCCGTCCAAGGGCAGGAAGTCACTCCAAATTTAAATAAGCTATCGGCCAAAAGCATCTATTTCCCTAATGTTTTTTCACAAATAGGGCGGGGGAATACCTCGGATGCCGAATTTACGAGCAACACTTCTATTTACCCTGTTGGTGATCCAGCCATGTCGTCCAAGTATGCTGACCGGGACATTCCAAGCATAGCAAAGCTACTGCACGCCAAGGGGTATATTGCGAACACTTTCCATGTGAATGAGGTAAGCTTTTGGAACCGGGACCGGTTGTATCCGGCATTAGGCTTCGATAAGTATTATGATAAACCCTATTTTAAGCAAGAAATCTTTAACCGTTATGGAGCCTCCGATGAAGAACTGTATACGGTGGCTATCGAAAAGCTGCAGTCACTACATAGAAACAACAAGCTGTTTTATGCACAACTGGTTACTGTATCGAGTCACTCTCCCTTTAATATACCTAAGGCCAGCAGGAGATTGAAGTTAAACCCGGACCTGAACGGAAAACTATTGGGTAATTATCTTACTGCTGTTAACTATGCTGATTATGCGCTTGGCACCTTTATTGAGAAGCTTAAACATGCCGGGCTTTGGAACCAGAGTGTTCTGGTCGTATATGGGGATCATTTCGGATTAAGCAAAAAGAAATATAATCCCGAGAAGATCAGCCAGACCTTTGGCATCCGTTATCACAAGCAGATCAGCACATTAAACATTCCGCTCCTTATTCATCTGCCGGGGAAACGCTCCGGACATAGAATTGAGCTTACAGGTGGGCAAACGGATATCCTTCCTACTGTTGCGAACATTATGGGAATTGATTTGAAAAGCTTAGGATTCACAGCATTCGGTCAAGATTTGCTGAATACAAAGCACAATACAGTAGGAATCCGGTATTATTTGCCGACCGGATCATTCTTAAATGATGAAATCCTCTTCCTACCCGGTAAAAAAGGGTTTGAGGACGGGACTGCGACCTCCATAAAAAGCTTCAAAAAAATTAATAACATTGCGCCCTACAGATCTGAATACGAGGAAATTATTAAACGTATGAAGCAATCTGACAAGTATGTTAAACAACTTCCTATTCGGGAGGGGGCAGGAATTCCGCGTTTGTGAATTTCTTGCATAAGCTCCGCGTTATAATGGAAAACTTCTGTAGTGCGAATCAACACATCGATTCGATATCTTAGGAGGTTAAACCTTATGACAACACAGGATCCGCAAGAGCTTCTTAAGCTTAAGCATGAGCAGGATGAGGAAAAAAGGCAGTTCACAAACTTTGCCCGGGCTGTCTCCGGCCACGGTGAAGTAGAAGCAGGTCAGGAAAACAGTAATGACCGGCTGCCTGACGATCAAAACCGTATGAAATCTGTTGAGAACAGACAAAATTAAGGATGAAATGAGGCCGATCCCACAAAGGATCGGCTTTAAAAGTTGATTTTCATAATAATGAGTTCAAAGGATCATATTAACATTAACTCAAGTGAACGGGGGGACGATGCATTGATTTTTCTTGGCATTTTCGTTCTATCGATTATGGGGACAGTGTTGCTGGTGTTCCTTGACGTATTAGTATATCGTGTTTCATTCCAATCTGCATTGCTACACTTATACTTCATTCCTTCAAATTCTTCATTTCGTTGGTTTCTTGGGGCTGCACTGTTAACGGCAGGGGGAACCGACTTAAAAAACTCAGCTTTTATCAGGCGTTTAGTCTTAATGCTGACGAGAAACAGGGGATGAGACCTTAATGAAAACTACCCGCCTTCAACCTTTTCACACATTTACAATCGTGACTGTCTTTCTGCTCGGTACCTCGATTATTTTCGGAACTCCCCGATTGGTAGAGGACACATGGATTGTAGACCTCATCACCCTTGTTCCTTCCTGCGCTTTATTCCTGTTATATACCCATTTATTAGTGGCTGGTAAGAGTAATGACCTGTATTCGCTTCTTTATAAAATATGGGGACGATTACTGGGCCAGGTTCTTGTATTAGGTTATACCGTTTATTTTTTATATATAGGCTCCCGGAACATCCGCGACATGATTGAGTTAGTCAAGACAACACTTCTTGCGAATACCCCTGAGGAATTGCTCATTCTTTTGTTCACTTTAGTTATTGCTTATGCTTCAGCCGGAGGACTATCCACGATTGGCCGTGTAGCCATCCCCATTTCGGTTATGGTTATCTTTTTCTTTCTCCTGCTTGCGGTACTTCTCGGTTTCAGTGGATCATTGGATACGGAACGAATCCTTCCGCTACTCTCCAAGGGGGTCTCACCTGTTATCAATGCTACATGGAAAAGCACAATATGGTTTCCCTACGGAGAAATTATCGTGTTTCTCGTATTTGTGAATGGACTCGGTAACCCGAGACGATTTCGGGTACTGGGATTAGCCGCGATGATTTGCAGTTGCTTCGTGCTAACCTTCTCTAGCCTCCTGCAGATCTGCACACTCGGGAAGGAGAACATGAAATTCTCAGTCTTTGCATTATTGGACGCAGCAAGACAAATCAACATTGGCGACTTTATTACCCGTATGGATGCACTGGTGGCGTTTATCATCTTCTTTAGTGTTCTTCTAAAATGCTCGATCTTTTTATACGCTGGCACAAAGGGTGCCGCGTTTGTATTTAAGAGAAGCTTTACAAAGTTCACGTTACCATGTGCGTTCCTTATTGGCGGCTATTCCATTTTGGTTA of the Paenibacillus pedocola genome contains:
- a CDS encoding MarR family winged helix-turn-helix transcriptional regulator, whose translation is MNTELYEKLAKLQWLLQRKHFRTHTAVGPMADTSRGQGRILAFLRMKDGISTKDLSYMLDIRVSSLNELLAKLEKAEYITRKPSETDKRIMLIYLTSKGQTEEEHEIDSGDIFSCLSQDEQAIFGEYLVRVSTALEEELGTDVERDEMASWMEAAKERIGAEELEKLMSMRGQMHRMWANSGDERFNRRFPGFGGEGFGSGMQGFGWPSRDGRNSPDPEDK
- a CDS encoding MATE family efflux transporter; its protein translation is MDTENLHYFEKAPVAKAVAHFALPMMLGTSMSVIYSILNAFFIGTLNNTAMLTALALTLPLFAVIMALGNLIGVGSSAFISRLLGEKRYADVKHVSSFAFYSSLVIGLIAMALGLPLVNSIVHGLGATPDSFGFTKDYVTIMLMGSPFVVLFFTLENIVRSEGAAITSMIGMLLSVVVNIILDALVIFVFHWDVIGVASATVISNLVASAYYTYHIGLKSRFLTLSIKHFKPSKEILSNVFKIGVPVFVMSMFMGAMSLIFNRYLVQYGEQAIAGFGISSRLLQFPELILMGLSEGVVPLIAFSFTANRLRMKHTIQFTIKTIVALAVVFGVIVYLISDHLIGLFTNDPQLIEMGSYILHVTFLSLFITGMTSLFTGIFQATAQGTAAFMMSIIQGITLIPVLYIANRMNGFHGVVWSLVISDIVAFLVGAIMLYMLRTKLQPDLDHLAQ
- a CDS encoding LTA synthase family protein; protein product: MADFKIYEYKKVSQKAYFGAGNGYNLIVVQLESFQNFLVNLSVQGQEVTPNLNKLSAKSIYFPNVFSQIGRGNTSDAEFTSNTSIYPVGDPAMSSKYADRDIPSIAKLLHAKGYIANTFHVNEVSFWNRDRLYPALGFDKYYDKPYFKQEIFNRYGASDEELYTVAIEKLQSLHRNNKLFYAQLVTVSSHSPFNIPKASRRLKLNPDLNGKLLGNYLTAVNYADYALGTFIEKLKHAGLWNQSVLVVYGDHFGLSKKKYNPEKISQTFGIRYHKQISTLNIPLLIHLPGKRSGHRIELTGGQTDILPTVANIMGIDLKSLGFTAFGQDLLNTKHNTVGIRYYLPTGSFLNDEILFLPGKKGFEDGTATSIKSFKKINNIAPYRSEYEEIIKRMKQSDKYVKQLPIREGAGIPRL
- a CDS encoding GerAB/ArcD/ProY family transporter produces the protein MKTTRLQPFHTFTIVTVFLLGTSIIFGTPRLVEDTWIVDLITLVPSCALFLLYTHLLVAGKSNDLYSLLYKIWGRLLGQVLVLGYTVYFLYIGSRNIRDMIELVKTTLLANTPEELLILLFTLVIAYASAGGLSTIGRVAIPISVMVIFFFLLLAVLLGFSGSLDTERILPLLSKGVSPVINATWKSTIWFPYGEIIVFLVFVNGLGNPRRFRVLGLAAMICSCFVLTFSSLLQICTLGKENMKFSVFALLDAARQINIGDFITRMDALVAFIIFFSVLLKCSIFLYAGTKGAAFVFKRSFTKFTLPCAFLIGGYSILVTNNYGEHIEEGLNHVIFWLHIPMQLAIPVATLLLVWIRNLKGEEL